One Synergistota bacterium DNA window includes the following coding sequences:
- a CDS encoding ABC transporter substrate-binding protein, with translation MRKLAIAVLLVFTMAGVAFAGGTIKIGFFAPLTGFAAADGASALHAAKLAVDYVNGKGGVLGKKLELVVYDDGCKSKEAVAIAHKLTEKDNVVAVVSGSYSGPTRAAAPVYQEARVPMISAYAVHPDITKAGNYIFRNGFLGTVEGAAVAEVVGKQLKAKSVCILTLDNDYGRAIANGFKKMAKKLGIKILAEEHFPMGEKDFTPYLTRFKGLKPEALFIGGYYFHAPAVVQARNLGFTCPIVGEEGFDSPKFIEIGGKAAEGVIITTNFDRDDPRPLVKWFIKQYKERYKMDPDMVGASSFDSVLIIAEAIKKADSSDPKKIRDAIASLKNFDGLTGKIRGFTKIGEVIKPVQVQIVRGGEFHHFGIVDDPEVIIPKD, from the coding sequence ATGAGAAAGCTGGCGATAGCGGTGTTGCTGGTTTTCACGATGGCGGGAGTGGCTTTTGCCGGAGGCACGATAAAGATAGGGTTTTTCGCTCCTTTAACCGGTTTTGCTGCTGCTGATGGAGCAAGCGCTCTTCATGCCGCTAAGCTTGCCGTTGATTATGTTAATGGGAAAGGCGGGGTTCTGGGGAAAAAGCTTGAGCTTGTGGTATACGACGATGGGTGCAAATCCAAAGAGGCGGTTGCAATAGCCCATAAACTTACTGAAAAAGATAATGTGGTTGCTGTGGTAAGCGGTTCTTACAGCGGACCAACGAGGGCAGCTGCCCCGGTGTATCAGGAGGCGAGGGTTCCCATGATTTCCGCTTATGCGGTTCATCCTGACATAACTAAGGCAGGAAACTATATATTTAGAAATGGTTTTCTTGGAACCGTTGAGGGAGCTGCTGTGGCTGAAGTTGTAGGCAAGCAGCTTAAGGCTAAAAGCGTTTGTATACTCACGCTTGATAATGACTACGGAAGGGCAATAGCCAACGGGTTTAAGAAAATGGCTAAGAAGCTTGGAATAAAGATACTTGCTGAGGAGCATTTCCCCATGGGGGAAAAGGATTTTACTCCTTATCTTACCAGGTTTAAGGGGTTAAAGCCAGAGGCTCTCTTTATAGGAGGATATTATTTCCATGCTCCTGCAGTCGTTCAGGCGCGTAATCTTGGATTCACCTGCCCGATAGTCGGTGAAGAAGGTTTTGACTCCCCTAAGTTCATAGAGATAGGTGGTAAAGCTGCTGAGGGAGTCATAATTACCACTAATTTCGATAGAGATGATCCCAGACCTCTCGTTAAGTGGTTTATAAAACAATATAAGGAGAGATACAAGATGGATCCGGATATGGTGGGAGCATCCTCCTTTGATAGCGTTCTCATCATAGCTGAGGCGATAAAGAAAGCGGATTCAAGCGATCCCAAGAAGATAAGGGATGCTATAGCCTCTTTGAAGAACTTTGATGGTTTAACTGGCAAAATAAGAGGTTTTACCAAGATAGGCGAGGTTATAAAGCCAGTTCAGGTTCAGATAGTCAGAGGAGGAGAGTTCCACCACTTTGGAATTGTTGATGATCCAGAAGTCATAATTCCTAAGGATTGA
- a CDS encoding cyclodeaminase/cyclohydrolase family protein, protein MLLKDLKVSGFLSELSSSSPAPGGGSAAALMGAIGASLVSMVCNLTLGKRGYEGVQDEVKTILDEANRLREELLKKVDEDTDAFNTFMLALKLPKGSKERKNAMQEALRNATLLPLSVMELSMRVLELACNLIDKGNKNAISDVGVSAISAYGSMESAYLNVLINCASISDSDFVSSTKEKAVTLLKKGKELYHDVREKVERGLN, encoded by the coding sequence ATGCTTCTTAAGGATCTTAAGGTTTCCGGGTTTTTGAGTGAGCTTTCTTCATCTTCGCCGGCTCCCGGGGGAGGAAGTGCAGCAGCATTAATGGGCGCTATAGGTGCATCTCTCGTTTCTATGGTTTGTAATCTTACGTTAGGAAAAAGGGGCTATGAAGGTGTCCAGGATGAAGTAAAGACGATATTGGATGAGGCTAATAGGCTAAGAGAAGAGCTTCTGAAAAAGGTGGATGAAGATACAGATGCCTTTAACACCTTTATGTTAGCTTTAAAGCTTCCTAAGGGGAGCAAAGAGCGAAAGAACGCTATGCAAGAAGCTCTTAGAAACGCCACGCTTTTGCCTCTCTCAGTCATGGAGCTTTCCATGAGAGTTCTTGAACTTGCTTGCAACCTAATCGATAAGGGAAATAAAAATGCTATAAGTGATGTGGGAGTTTCAGCCATATCAGCCTACGGTTCAATGGAGTCTGCCTATCTTAATGTTCTTATAAACTGTGCTTCCATAAGCGACTCCGATTTTGTTAGCTCAACTAAGGAAAAGGCAGTAACTTTGCTTAAAAAGGGAAAAGAGCTTTATCATGATGTGAGGGAAAAGGTGGAGAGAGGGCTCAATTAA
- a CDS encoding ABC transporter ATP-binding protein: MENLELLKVSDLHLSYGEIKALRGISIRVEDGELVAIIGANGAGKTSMLRAIMGLEKIDKGEIFFSGEDITDMEPFERARKGVRMVPEGARVFSDLTVEENLRVGAFPLKDRFEIDRRMREVFELFPVLAERREQLAGTMSGGERQMLSLGRALMARPRLLMIDEASLGLMPILVEKIYEVIRELRRNGMTILLVEQNARQALKVADRGYVLETGRIVFEGCSEELRANPVVKKAYLGG; the protein is encoded by the coding sequence GTGGAGAACTTGGAGCTTCTCAAAGTCTCTGATCTTCATTTGAGCTATGGGGAGATAAAGGCTTTAAGAGGCATTTCTATAAGGGTTGAGGATGGAGAGCTCGTTGCGATCATCGGCGCTAATGGGGCTGGAAAGACGAGCATGTTGAGAGCAATAATGGGATTGGAAAAGATAGATAAAGGGGAGATATTCTTTAGCGGAGAGGATATTACCGATATGGAACCTTTTGAGAGAGCGAGAAAGGGTGTGAGGATGGTTCCTGAGGGAGCTCGGGTTTTCTCAGATCTCACAGTTGAAGAGAATTTGAGGGTAGGTGCTTTTCCGCTCAAGGATCGATTTGAGATAGATAGGAGAATGCGAGAGGTTTTTGAGCTTTTCCCAGTTCTTGCGGAGAGAAGAGAGCAACTTGCGGGAACCATGAGTGGTGGGGAAAGGCAGATGCTATCTTTGGGAAGGGCTCTTATGGCAAGACCTAGATTATTAATGATAGATGAAGCTTCTCTGGGATTGATGCCTATACTCGTTGAAAAAATATATGAGGTTATAAGGGAGCTAAGAAGGAATGGAATGACCATACTTCTCGTTGAGCAAAATGCTCGTCAGGCTCTTAAGGTAGCGGATAGGGGTTATGTTCTTGAGACGGGAAGAATAGTTTTTGAGGGATGCTCGGAAGAGTTAAGGGCTAACCCTGTGGTTAAGAAAGCATATTTAGGGGGATAG
- a CDS encoding ABC-ATPase domain-containing protein — MIGRIDGRGYKAYTEIKGVYDFGKFTLFIDHVQGDPFASPSRLRVRVSQKISSFPKELFPTRVRKLALEDFLTRMFAKASRRVSERRGSGKSGMIAIDTPGQEVLERTSMVVTEKFVEARFVVGLPAAGRRILGREAIEMFFDEIPYIVEASLLYSSCDPREIKLHVDVVEDQEFLREELLNRNLIAFVANGSILPRESGISDKPMSKEKAVPFTSPPSLEIELELPNRGRIRGMGLRSGITLIVGGGYHGKTTFLKALERCVYPHIPGDGREYVVSLRETVKIRAEDGRRVEEVDISPFISYLPMGKDTRSFSTDDASGSTSQAANIMEALEVGAKVLLIDEDTSATNFMIRDARMQELVAKEKEPITPFIDKVRSLYKDYGVSSVIVLGGSGDYFDVADCVIMMDEYRPIDVTHKAKEIARRFRTNRKSEGGESFGNIIERIPIPSSINPKKGSKVKVRAKGLRYIQFGRESIDLSFLDQLVDESQTRAIGDFLYYGLAKGYINGEKTIKEIINLIVKDIKKNGLDVLSPFRGEHPGEYAMPREFEIAGALNRLRTLRVRQRR; from the coding sequence ATAATAGGAAGAATAGATGGAAGAGGCTATAAGGCTTATACAGAGATAAAAGGGGTATATGATTTTGGGAAGTTTACTCTTTTTATAGATCATGTGCAGGGGGATCCCTTTGCTTCACCTTCGCGGTTAAGAGTCAGAGTTTCGCAGAAGATATCGTCTTTTCCAAAGGAGCTTTTTCCCACGCGGGTTCGAAAGCTTGCTCTTGAGGACTTTTTAACGCGCATGTTTGCGAAGGCATCGAGGCGAGTAAGTGAGCGTCGGGGTTCAGGTAAAAGCGGGATGATAGCAATAGATACACCTGGGCAAGAAGTGCTTGAGAGGACATCAATGGTAGTTACGGAAAAATTTGTAGAAGCAAGATTTGTAGTCGGGCTTCCAGCGGCAGGGAGAAGAATTCTTGGAAGGGAAGCCATTGAGATGTTTTTCGATGAAATTCCATATATTGTTGAGGCTTCCCTTCTTTATTCATCATGTGATCCTCGGGAAATCAAGCTTCACGTTGATGTTGTTGAAGATCAGGAGTTTCTGAGGGAAGAGCTTTTAAATAGGAATCTCATAGCTTTTGTCGCAAATGGATCTATCCTCCCCCGTGAAAGTGGAATCAGCGATAAGCCAATGTCTAAGGAAAAAGCCGTTCCTTTTACTTCTCCTCCTTCGCTTGAGATCGAGCTTGAGCTTCCCAACAGAGGCAGGATTAGGGGGATGGGGCTAAGGTCAGGCATCACTCTTATAGTGGGTGGAGGATATCATGGTAAAACCACGTTCTTAAAGGCGCTTGAACGATGTGTTTATCCTCATATTCCTGGAGATGGAAGAGAGTATGTGGTGTCGCTGAGGGAAACCGTTAAGATCAGGGCTGAGGATGGAAGGAGAGTCGAGGAGGTGGATATTTCCCCCTTTATTTCTTACTTACCCATGGGTAAGGATACGAGGAGCTTTTCGACTGATGACGCGAGTGGGAGTACATCGCAGGCTGCTAATATAATGGAAGCCCTTGAAGTTGGAGCGAAGGTACTGCTGATCGATGAGGATACTTCAGCCACTAACTTTATGATAAGGGATGCGAGAATGCAGGAGCTTGTAGCCAAGGAGAAGGAGCCTATAACTCCGTTTATAGATAAGGTAAGAAGCCTTTATAAGGATTATGGAGTTTCAAGCGTTATAGTTTTGGGAGGAAGCGGGGATTATTTCGATGTTGCAGATTGCGTGATAATGATGGATGAGTATAGGCCGATTGACGTTACACACAAAGCTAAGGAGATAGCACGGAGATTTAGGACTAATAGAAAAAGCGAAGGGGGGGAAAGCTTCGGTAATATCATTGAGAGGATACCAATTCCCTCCAGTATAAATCCTAAGAAAGGGAGTAAGGTAAAAGTTAGGGCGAAGGGGTTAAGGTATATCCAGTTTGGAAGAGAATCTATAGATCTCTCTTTCCTTGACCAGCTTGTCGATGAGAGTCAGACAAGGGCTATAGGAGATTTTCTTTATTACGGACTTGCTAAGGGATATATAAACGGGGAGAAAACCATAAAGGAGATTATAAACTTGATAGTGAAAGACATAAAGAAGAATGGACTTGATGTTCTTTCCCCCTTTAGAGGAGAGCATCCCGGTGAATATGCTATGCCGAGGGAATTCGAGATAGCAGGGGCACTAAATAGGTTAAGGACCTTAAGAGTTAGGCAAAGAAGGTGA
- a CDS encoding amidohydrolase, with protein sequence MRDRIRGLAEKYKSELIELRHHFHAHPEPSFEEYETTKYIAAKLKEYGVDEIKVGCGGKDVGVIATIKGKAGKPMIALRADIDALRMKEENEDLPYRSRNEGVMHACGHDAHTAILLITAKLLNELKGELPGSVRLIFQPAEEIGSGAEAIIKAGGLEGVEAVAGLHVWSYFPSGTLGFRKGPFFAAVDEIEIKVKGKGGHGAAPQFAVDPVVMASNIVLALQTIVSREVDPLDSAVITVGKIEGGTAFNIIPEEALLVGTVRTFIPETREKVISRIEELSKGIAKAMRGDAEFVDNYSTPALINDPKFTEFAINLAKDLFGESCIISEAERNMGGEDFALYLEKVPGTFFLLGTGNKDKGTDRPHHNPFFNVDDEVLPIGVELLANIAYEFLRGGYE encoded by the coding sequence ATGCGCGATAGGATAAGAGGGCTGGCGGAAAAGTATAAGAGTGAGCTTATAGAACTGAGGCATCACTTTCATGCCCATCCTGAACCCTCTTTTGAGGAATATGAAACCACTAAGTATATAGCAGCGAAGCTTAAGGAATACGGAGTTGACGAGATTAAAGTGGGATGTGGAGGAAAGGATGTAGGTGTTATAGCTACCATAAAAGGGAAGGCAGGAAAGCCTATGATAGCTCTCAGAGCTGATATAGATGCTTTGAGAATGAAGGAGGAAAATGAGGATCTACCATATCGTTCTCGCAATGAGGGGGTTATGCATGCCTGTGGACATGATGCTCATACTGCCATTCTTCTTATAACGGCAAAGCTTTTGAATGAGCTTAAAGGAGAGTTACCGGGTAGTGTTAGGTTGATTTTTCAGCCCGCGGAGGAAATTGGTAGCGGTGCGGAGGCGATAATAAAAGCTGGTGGTCTTGAGGGAGTTGAAGCAGTAGCAGGCTTGCATGTTTGGTCTTATTTTCCATCTGGAACGCTTGGTTTTAGAAAAGGGCCATTCTTCGCGGCAGTTGATGAAATAGAGATAAAGGTCAAAGGTAAGGGAGGACATGGTGCAGCTCCTCAGTTTGCTGTTGATCCGGTGGTTATGGCTTCGAATATCGTGCTTGCCCTTCAGACGATAGTCTCAAGGGAAGTGGATCCTCTGGATTCGGCAGTGATAACCGTAGGGAAGATAGAGGGAGGAACTGCTTTTAACATAATACCAGAAGAAGCCCTTTTGGTCGGCACGGTTAGGACTTTTATTCCGGAAACGAGAGAAAAGGTTATCTCAAGGATAGAAGAGCTTTCGAAAGGTATAGCGAAAGCAATGAGAGGAGACGCTGAATTTGTGGACAATTATAGCACTCCAGCTTTGATAAATGACCCGAAGTTCACAGAGTTTGCCATAAATCTGGCAAAGGATCTTTTTGGAGAGAGTTGTATTATCTCTGAGGCGGAGAGAAATATGGGAGGGGAAGATTTTGCCCTTTATCTCGAGAAGGTTCCAGGAACCTTCTTCCTTCTGGGAACCGGTAATAAGGATAAGGGTACAGATCGTCCGCATCATAATCCCTTCTTTAACGTCGATGATGAGGTTCTTCCAATCGGGGTTGAGCTTCTTGCAAATATCGCTTATGAGTTTTTAAGGGGAGGATATGAATGA
- the yajC gene encoding preprotein translocase subunit YajC, whose amino-acid sequence MQQQPSLLSGLVPLILIFVIFYFLFLWPQKRQRERHRRMIESLRRGDRIVTVGGIFGVIRDIKDDSFIIEVDRLDNDKPVKVRITKNAVAAKREGAEVTNETKE is encoded by the coding sequence ATGCAGCAGCAGCCGAGTTTGTTAAGCGGTTTGGTTCCATTAATACTTATTTTCGTGATATTCTACTTTCTCTTTCTATGGCCTCAGAAAAGGCAGAGGGAAAGACATAGAAGGATGATAGAGAGCTTAAGAAGAGGTGATAGGATAGTTACAGTTGGAGGCATATTTGGCGTAATAAGGGATATAAAGGACGATAGCTTTATAATCGAGGTTGATAGGCTTGATAACGATAAGCCAGTTAAGGTACGCATAACTAAAAATGCCGTTGCTGCTAAGAGAGAGGGGGCGGAAGTAACAAACGAGACTAAGGAGTAA
- the hutU gene encoding urocanate hydratase, giving the protein MGRIVRAPRGRELTCKGWVQEAAMRMLMNNLDPEVAEKPDELIVYGGTGKAARNWECFDAIVESLRSLENDETLLVQSGKPVGIFKTHPWAPRVLIANANLVPNWANWDYFRDLEARGLIMYGQMTAGSWIYIGTQGILQGTYETLAAVANRHFNGTLKGRLVLTAGLGGMGGAQPLAITMNEGVGIIVEVDRERIKRRLDTGYLDVMVESLDEALNLALKARDEGKPLSVGLLGNAADIFPEFVRRGIIPDVVTDQTSAHDELNGYVPAGIPYEEALELRKTNPEKYKEMALDSIAKHVRAMLDLQKMGSIVFDYGNNIRTQAYKRGVKNAYDFPGFVVEYIRPLFCEGQGPFRWVALSGDPEDIYRTDEAVIETFPKKKHLVRWIRMAQKKVKFQGLPARICWLGYGERDKMGLIFNELVKKGEIKAPIVIGRDHLDTGSVASPYRETEGMKDGSDAIADWPVLNALLNTASGASWVSFHHGGGVGIGYSLHAGQVTVVDGTDETAEKIKRVLRNDPGIGVARHADAGYERAIEWAKKHGVKIPMLK; this is encoded by the coding sequence ATGGGAAGAATCGTGAGAGCTCCCCGGGGAAGGGAGCTTACGTGTAAGGGGTGGGTTCAAGAAGCAGCTATGAGAATGCTTATGAATAACTTGGATCCTGAGGTTGCTGAAAAGCCTGATGAGCTTATAGTCTATGGAGGAACCGGTAAAGCTGCGAGAAACTGGGAGTGCTTCGATGCAATCGTTGAAAGCCTAAGGAGTCTTGAGAACGATGAGACCTTGCTTGTTCAGTCCGGTAAGCCGGTTGGAATTTTTAAGACTCACCCTTGGGCGCCAAGGGTTCTTATCGCTAATGCTAATCTTGTACCAAATTGGGCTAACTGGGACTATTTCAGAGACCTTGAAGCGAGAGGGTTAATAATGTATGGTCAGATGACCGCTGGGAGCTGGATATATATAGGAACTCAAGGAATACTTCAGGGAACTTATGAAACGCTAGCAGCTGTTGCTAACAGGCACTTTAATGGAACGCTTAAGGGCAGGCTTGTTTTAACGGCGGGACTTGGTGGTATGGGAGGAGCTCAGCCTCTCGCCATAACGATGAATGAAGGTGTTGGCATAATAGTTGAAGTCGATAGAGAAAGGATAAAAAGAAGACTCGATACTGGTTATCTTGATGTGATGGTTGAAAGTTTAGATGAAGCATTGAACCTTGCTTTAAAGGCCAGGGATGAGGGGAAACCTCTTTCCGTGGGACTTTTAGGAAACGCTGCAGATATATTCCCTGAGTTTGTAAGGAGGGGCATTATACCGGATGTTGTTACGGATCAGACTTCTGCGCATGATGAGCTTAATGGATATGTTCCTGCTGGTATTCCTTATGAAGAAGCCCTGGAATTGAGGAAAACTAACCCCGAAAAGTATAAGGAGATGGCTCTTGATTCCATAGCTAAGCATGTGAGGGCAATGCTTGACCTTCAAAAAATGGGTTCAATAGTCTTCGACTACGGAAACAATATAAGAACGCAAGCCTACAAACGAGGGGTTAAAAACGCATATGATTTCCCTGGATTTGTCGTTGAGTATATAAGGCCTCTGTTTTGTGAGGGACAGGGACCTTTCAGATGGGTTGCCCTATCCGGAGATCCAGAAGACATTTACAGGACGGATGAGGCGGTTATAGAGACCTTTCCGAAGAAGAAGCACCTTGTTCGCTGGATTCGTATGGCTCAAAAGAAAGTCAAATTTCAGGGACTACCTGCAAGAATATGTTGGTTGGGGTATGGAGAGAGAGACAAGATGGGGTTAATATTCAATGAACTCGTTAAGAAGGGTGAGATAAAGGCCCCGATAGTTATAGGAAGGGATCATCTGGATACGGGCTCGGTTGCCTCTCCTTACAGAGAGACTGAGGGCATGAAAGATGGAAGCGACGCGATAGCAGATTGGCCCGTTCTTAACGCCCTTCTTAACACCGCAAGCGGAGCAAGCTGGGTTTCCTTCCATCATGGTGGTGGCGTTGGTATAGGTTATTCGCTTCATGCGGGGCAAGTTACCGTAGTTGATGGAACTGATGAGACTGCGGAGAAGATAAAGAGAGTGTTGAGGAATGATCCTGGAATAGGCGTTGCACGTCATGCTGATGCGGGATATGAAAGAGCAATAGAATGGGCTAAAAAACATGGTGTGAAGATACCGATGCTGAAATAA
- the ftcD gene encoding glutamate formimidoyltransferase, with amino-acid sequence MPKRLVECVPNYSEGRREDVIQKISNCFRGKKGVWLLDVSADKDHNRMVITAVGDPDEMAKAVFDSVKVATELINMEEHEGEHPRIGATDVIPFIPLKGISMEECVALARNLGKRIADELGIPVYLYEEAALRPERKKLEVIRKGQYEGLKKEIEKPERHPDYGPPRLHPTAGATVVGARNSLIAFNVNLGTSDISVAKKIARFVRASSGGLGFVKAIGVELKEKGLVQVSMNLTDYTKNAIYRVYELIKIEAERWGVPIVESEIVGLLPAEALFDSLAYYLKLHTFDPLKQVIEMRLLEMEE; translated from the coding sequence ATACCCAAGAGATTGGTTGAGTGCGTTCCAAACTATAGCGAGGGAAGAAGAGAGGATGTTATTCAAAAGATATCTAATTGTTTCAGAGGTAAGAAGGGGGTCTGGCTTCTTGACGTTTCTGCAGATAAAGATCACAACAGGATGGTGATAACCGCAGTTGGAGATCCGGATGAGATGGCAAAAGCGGTTTTCGACTCAGTTAAGGTGGCTACTGAGCTTATAAACATGGAGGAGCATGAGGGTGAGCATCCTCGCATAGGTGCTACGGATGTGATTCCCTTTATTCCTCTTAAAGGCATTAGCATGGAGGAATGTGTGGCTCTTGCCAGAAACCTGGGGAAGAGAATAGCGGATGAGCTTGGTATACCGGTTTATCTCTATGAAGAGGCAGCTTTAAGACCTGAGAGAAAAAAACTTGAAGTCATAAGAAAAGGGCAGTATGAGGGATTAAAGAAGGAAATTGAAAAGCCCGAAAGGCATCCGGATTACGGTCCTCCGAGGCTTCATCCAACGGCGGGTGCTACAGTGGTGGGGGCGAGAAACTCCCTTATCGCCTTTAATGTTAACCTTGGGACAAGTGATATAAGCGTGGCTAAAAAGATAGCTCGTTTCGTTCGAGCTTCAAGCGGTGGATTAGGTTTCGTTAAAGCCATAGGGGTTGAGCTTAAGGAGAAAGGATTGGTTCAGGTTTCAATGAATCTCACGGATTACACCAAGAACGCGATTTACAGAGTATATGAGCTTATAAAGATCGAAGCGGAGAGGTGGGGCGTTCCTATCGTTGAAAGCGAGATAGTGGGTTTGCTTCCCGCGGAAGCTCTTTTTGATTCATTAGCGTACTATCTTAAGTTACATACATTTGATCCTTTGAAACAAGTTATAGAGATGAGATTGTTGGAGATGGAGGAGTGA
- a CDS encoding HIT domain-containing protein, protein MKFLFAPWRIEYILAPKAEGCFLCELPKQDRDEENLILYRGKTCFVIMNNYPYNPGHLMVAPYRHLGDFEKLSKEESLELMLIAQKMLSLLKETMSPDGFNLGFNLGKIAGAGVEDHLHLHIVPRWNGDTNFMPVLSDTKVIPQALKDTYQALREKLLSCP, encoded by the coding sequence ATGAAGTTTCTGTTTGCCCCCTGGAGGATAGAATATATCCTTGCTCCAAAAGCTGAAGGTTGCTTTCTATGTGAGCTTCCAAAGCAGGATAGGGATGAGGAAAACTTGATACTTTATAGGGGGAAAACCTGTTTTGTCATAATGAACAATTATCCTTACAACCCGGGGCACCTGATGGTGGCACCATACAGGCACTTAGGAGATTTTGAAAAGCTTTCAAAGGAGGAGAGCTTGGAGCTCATGCTTATAGCTCAAAAGATGCTTTCTCTTCTTAAAGAGACCATGAGCCCAGATGGCTTTAATCTTGGCTTTAATCTTGGAAAGATAGCGGGAGCGGGAGTTGAAGATCATCTGCACCTTCACATAGTTCCACGCTGGAATGGGGATACGAACTTCATGCCGGTTCTTTCAGACACGAAAGTAATACCTCAGGCGTTGAAGGACACATATCAAGCGCTAAGAGAAAAACTTTTATCTTGTCCCTAA
- a CDS encoding imidazolonepropionase, with product MVDLLIYNISQLLTVKDFKKGPRLQSEMLELGIIEDGALAIDGEIIVDVGESKELLKRYGNAVQKIDASGCIALPGFVDAHTHLPFVGTREEEFLLRLRGAEYIEILKAGGGILNTVKKVREATKEKLLEATRLNARKLLESGITTAEAKSGYGLTLEDEIKQLEVLKEVNDEVPLEIVPTFLGAHAIPEEYRSDRRSYIEYVKDVMLPEVVERKLALYCDVFCDEGVFSVEESKEILSRAKDLGLGLRLHVDEIAPLGGAELAAELHAKSADHLLKVSDRGIRMMADEGVFAVLLPGTSFSLRKPFAPARKMIDAGVPVALGTDFNPGSCYCSSMEMTIQLAVLGMGMLPEEAIVASTLNSAYSIDRGNKVGSLDLGKQADIVIMDVPKYAFLFYEFGRSHVKSVIKKGRVVYAS from the coding sequence ATGGTTGATCTGCTGATTTACAATATTTCTCAGCTTTTAACCGTTAAGGATTTTAAAAAAGGGCCTCGCCTTCAAAGCGAGATGCTTGAGTTAGGCATAATAGAAGATGGAGCCCTTGCAATCGATGGTGAAATTATAGTGGATGTGGGAGAAAGCAAGGAGCTTCTTAAAAGATACGGAAATGCTGTTCAAAAGATAGATGCTTCAGGTTGTATTGCTTTGCCGGGGTTTGTTGATGCGCATACTCATCTTCCATTTGTGGGGACAAGAGAGGAAGAGTTTCTGCTTCGCTTGAGGGGAGCAGAGTATATAGAGATACTCAAGGCAGGAGGAGGTATATTAAACACCGTTAAAAAGGTTAGAGAAGCAACCAAGGAGAAACTCCTTGAGGCAACGAGATTAAACGCGAGGAAACTGCTTGAGTCTGGCATAACGACCGCTGAGGCTAAGAGTGGTTATGGTTTAACGCTTGAGGACGAGATAAAGCAGCTCGAAGTCTTAAAAGAAGTTAATGATGAGGTTCCTTTAGAGATAGTTCCAACTTTTCTCGGTGCACATGCGATTCCTGAGGAGTATAGATCTGATCGGAGGTCCTATATAGAGTATGTTAAGGATGTTATGTTGCCTGAAGTCGTTGAGAGAAAACTTGCTTTATATTGTGATGTTTTCTGTGATGAAGGTGTTTTCTCAGTGGAGGAAAGTAAGGAGATACTCTCACGTGCAAAGGATTTAGGGTTGGGGTTAAGACTCCATGTTGATGAGATAGCTCCCTTAGGTGGAGCGGAGCTCGCTGCAGAGCTGCATGCAAAAAGTGCCGATCATCTTCTAAAGGTGAGCGATAGAGGAATTAGAATGATGGCTGATGAGGGGGTTTTTGCGGTTCTTCTTCCAGGAACCTCATTCTCTTTGAGAAAGCCTTTTGCTCCAGCTAGAAAAATGATAGATGCTGGGGTTCCAGTTGCTTTAGGGACGGATTTCAATCCTGGAAGTTGTTATTGTAGTTCGATGGAGATGACGATTCAGCTTGCCGTTCTTGGAATGGGAATGCTTCCTGAGGAAGCAATAGTAGCTTCCACCTTAAACTCTGCTTACTCCATTGATCGAGGAAATAAGGTAGGCAGTCTTGATCTTGGGAAACAAGCAGATATCGTTATAATGGATGTTCCCAAATATGCTTTTCTATTTTATGAGTTTGGCAGAAGCCATGTAAAAAGCGTTATAAAGAAAGGGAGGGTGGTATATGCTTCTTAA
- a CDS encoding saccharopine dehydrogenase NADP-binding domain-containing protein translates to MKKALVLGCGLVGKTIAEDLSKEYKVKVLDTNEENLSKLNQGIERIRGSALDISLLSELVKDADIICGALPGSIGYEVAKNVLSLGKKYCDISFMPEDFLKLDEIAKEKKTTAVFDMGVAPGISNLLVGRGAHLLEKISEVKIYVGGLPENPVPPFNYKAVFSPYDVLEEYTRPARYIRDGKLIEEEALSGLEYF, encoded by the coding sequence TTGAAAAAGGCGTTGGTCCTTGGATGCGGTCTCGTGGGAAAAACCATCGCAGAAGACCTATCTAAGGAATATAAGGTAAAGGTTCTGGACACAAATGAAGAAAATCTCTCTAAGCTTAACCAAGGGATAGAAAGAATAAGGGGATCTGCTCTCGATATCTCGCTCTTAAGCGAACTCGTAAAGGACGCTGATATCATCTGTGGAGCTCTTCCAGGAAGCATAGGATATGAAGTAGCTAAAAATGTACTATCCTTGGGGAAAAAATACTGTGATATTTCTTTTATGCCTGAGGACTTCTTAAAGCTCGATGAGATCGCTAAGGAAAAGAAAACCACTGCAGTATTCGATATGGGAGTCGCACCAGGGATATCAAATCTCTTGGTTGGAAGAGGAGCACATCTTTTGGAAAAAATAAGTGAGGTTAAGATATATGTAGGTGGCTTGCCAGAAAACCCCGTTCCCCCATTTAACTACAAAGCTGTTTTCTCTCCTTATGACGTCTTAGAGGAATATACAAGGCCCGCACGGTATATCCGAGATGGAAAGCTCATAGAAGAAGAAGCCTTAAGCGGATTAGAATATTTTTGA